Proteins encoded in a region of the Methanobrevibacter millerae genome:
- a CDS encoding flavodoxin: MSILVAYYSRTDITKKVADEIAGRLNADSEEIISEVKYDGKIGYARAGKDGMTAKIIKIGDLKYDPSNYDMVYLGVPVWAGKAANPMISYIKQNEGKFNNVKFFVTAGSSGFESAFKQMEDFVGKSPLKTLSLTTKEVKKGEYMEKLASFLE, translated from the coding sequence ATGAGCATTTTAGTAGCATATTATTCCAGAACAGACATAACAAAAAAAGTGGCTGATGAAATAGCTGGCAGATTGAATGCAGATAGTGAAGAAATAATATCTGAAGTAAAATATGATGGAAAAATAGGTTATGCACGTGCAGGTAAAGACGGCATGACTGCAAAAATCATTAAAATCGGAGATTTAAAGTATGATCCGTCAAATTATGATATGGTATATCTTGGAGTTCCGGTATGGGCAGGAAAAGCCGCAAACCCTATGATTTCATACATCAAACAAAACGAAGGTAAATTCAACAATGTAAAATTTTTTGTTACTGCAGGTTCAAGCGGTTTTGAATCAGCTTTTAAACAGATGGAAGACTTTGTTGGAAAATCACCATTGAAAACACTATCATTAACAACAAAAGAAGTTAAGAAAGGAGAATATATGGAAAAATTAGCATCATTTTTAGAATGA
- a CDS encoding Gfo/Idh/MocA family protein — protein sequence MRTVNVGVIGVGAMGENHVRVYHKMDEANLIAVSDVNERALKKIERKYGAKGYTEYSELLENPDIEVVSVCVPTTFHHAVVMEAIKNKKHVLVEKPIAFTLNEAEEMIAAAKEAGVILATGHVERFNPAVQKAKELIEEGVIGDIVSAFAKRVGPLPPRIKDVGVSIDLAIHDLDIMNYLFEEEVTQVYGTMNSILNDCDFEDHAEIMVSFDNESTGIIEVNWLTPYKRRELELTGTDGIISVDYIKQSIEVFGKFAQDIQITHEEPLKGELKSFLNAVVNEEEPEITGEDGLKALKMVIAANKSSKEHRPISLDELGE from the coding sequence TTGAGAACTGTTAATGTAGGAGTTATCGGAGTAGGGGCAATGGGTGAAAACCATGTTCGTGTATACCATAAAATGGATGAAGCTAATTTAATTGCTGTTTCTGATGTTAATGAAAGAGCACTTAAAAAAATTGAGCGAAAATATGGTGCAAAAGGATACACTGAATATAGCGAACTACTCGAAAATCCAGATATTGAAGTAGTAAGTGTATGTGTTCCAACTACTTTCCACCATGCAGTTGTAATGGAAGCTATTAAAAATAAAAAACATGTGCTTGTTGAAAAACCAATAGCATTTACATTGAATGAAGCTGAAGAAATGATTGCTGCTGCAAAAGAAGCTGGAGTAATTCTTGCAACAGGACATGTCGAAAGATTCAATCCTGCTGTTCAAAAAGCTAAAGAACTCATTGAAGAAGGAGTAATTGGTGACATTGTATCTGCATTTGCAAAAAGAGTAGGACCACTCCCACCTAGGATAAAAGACGTTGGTGTTTCAATAGATTTAGCAATTCACGATTTAGATATTATGAATTACCTGTTTGAAGAGGAAGTTACTCAAGTTTATGGAACTATGAACAGTATACTTAATGATTGTGATTTTGAAGACCATGCAGAAATAATGGTAAGTTTCGATAACGAATCAACAGGAATAATTGAGGTAAATTGGTTAACTCCATACAAAAGAAGAGAACTTGAACTTACCGGAACAGATGGAATTATCTCTGTAGATTACATCAAACAAAGTATAGAAGTTTTTGGAAAATTTGCACAAGATATCCAAATCACACATGAAGAACCTTTAAAAGGAGAATTAAAATCATTCTTAAATGCTGTTGTTAATGAAGAAGAACCAGAAATTACTGGTGAAGATGGGCTTAAAGCTCTTAAAATGGTAATAGCAGCAAATAAATCATCTAAAGAACATAGACCAATTAGTTTAGATGAACTTGGGGAATAG
- a CDS encoding M48 family metallopeptidase, whose translation MAKDDRSPLNPFTGRKHYDKVNDDQFLAECYREYYAIINKAQIIDNTPEGQLIYNVATNLIKAVYNYLSSIGRLDYVEDYYDWEFHLLLDNTVNAFCIPGGKIAVFSGILSVANSEEELAFILGHEMAHALLDHTRTRASAQNTKNTLTTVSWFGSFAFDLIGMGEIGGLTRAAVNGVDIGSQFLLLNPWGRDQELEADRLGMLIIHWAGYDITGVPAFWQKMSGQNANNFDFFSTHPADDKRIAVMRSLVDEIEDGIDYSRPVLADRPDANYAPKVENTSMKACKNCGHKEYEDAVFCTNCGSKFDSHLFCPNCGVNISESDQFCTSCGFKLHDDKSKCPNCGQIVTQGDVFCTNCGNRLQ comes from the coding sequence ATGGCAAAAGATGACAGGAGTCCATTAAATCCATTCACTGGACGTAAACATTATGATAAAGTTAATGATGATCAATTTTTAGCAGAATGCTATCGTGAATATTATGCTATTATTAACAAAGCTCAAATTATAGATAATACGCCTGAAGGTCAATTAATTTATAATGTTGCAACCAATTTAATTAAGGCAGTTTATAATTATCTGTCTTCAATTGGAAGACTTGACTATGTTGAAGATTATTATGATTGGGAATTTCATTTGCTTTTAGATAATACTGTAAATGCATTCTGTATTCCTGGAGGTAAGATTGCAGTATTTTCTGGAATTTTATCTGTTGCCAATAGTGAAGAGGAATTGGCTTTTATTTTAGGTCATGAAATGGCTCATGCATTGCTTGACCACACAAGAACAAGAGCCAGTGCTCAAAATACAAAAAATACACTGACCACTGTCTCATGGTTCGGCAGTTTTGCTTTTGATTTAATTGGTATGGGAGAGATAGGTGGCCTTACAAGAGCTGCCGTTAATGGTGTGGATATTGGTTCTCAGTTTTTACTATTGAATCCATGGGGAAGAGACCAGGAACTTGAAGCAGACAGATTAGGTATGTTAATTATTCATTGGGCAGGCTATGATATCACGGGTGTTCCTGCATTCTGGCAGAAAATGAGCGGTCAGAATGCCAACAACTTTGATTTTTTTTCAACACATCCTGCAGATGATAAAAGAATTGCTGTCATGAGGTCTTTAGTGGATGAAATTGAAGATGGCATTGATTATTCAAGGCCTGTGTTGGCAGATCGTCCTGATGCCAATTATGCTCCTAAAGTCGAAAACACTTCAATGAAGGCCTGTAAAAATTGTGGGCATAAAGAATATGAAGATGCGGTATTCTGTACTAATTGTGGGTCTAAATTTGATAGTCATCTGTTTTGTCCAAATTGTGGTGTAAACATTAGTGAAAGTGATCAATTTTGCACTTCATGCGGTTTTAAATTACATGATGACAAGTCAAAATGTCCTAACTGTGGTCAGATAGTAACACAAGGAGATGTTTTTTGTACTAATTGTGGTAACAGACTTCAATAG
- a CDS encoding DUF3795 domain-containing protein, whose product MTKNTLKRNDLLFSLCGLNCSLCLSFIRGNCTGCREGSSCALICGIAPCSIEHGNIDYCFECGEYPCSKYDGIDKRDSLISHKN is encoded by the coding sequence TTGACAAAAAATACATTAAAAAGAAATGATTTGCTTTTTTCATTATGTGGGTTGAATTGCAGTTTGTGTCTTTCATTCATTCGTGGAAACTGTACTGGATGTCGGGAGGGAAGTTCCTGTGCATTAATATGTGGAATAGCACCATGTAGCATTGAGCATGGAAACATTGACTATTGTTTTGAATGTGGGGAGTATCCATGCTCCAAGTATGATGGAATAGATAAGCGTGATTCCCTAATTTCACACAAAAATTAA
- a CDS encoding putative zinc-binding protein yields the protein MADKIALAPCNGMSPNGLVSRVAVGDCREEHDDVISICMGSTSADIDGKNNEMLKKYPIIAVNGCDGACVNKILENKGINVFKTVAVVDVLKDFGVSSKDPFRLDSEGEECVKIIKNKLDEKINEIKDY from the coding sequence ATGGCAGATAAGATTGCACTGGCACCATGTAATGGCATGAGTCCTAACGGTTTGGTTTCACGTGTCGCCGTGGGGGATTGTCGGGAGGAACATGATGATGTAATATCCATATGTATGGGTTCAACTTCAGCGGATATTGATGGAAAAAATAATGAAATGCTTAAAAAATACCCTATTATTGCAGTCAATGGCTGCGATGGTGCATGCGTAAATAAGATTCTAGAAAATAAGGGCATTAATGTCTTTAAAACTGTTGCAGTTGTTGATGTTTTAAAGGATTTTGGCGTTTCAAGTAAAGATCCTTTCAGATTGGATAGTGAAGGCGAAGAATGTGTTAAAATAATTAAAAATAAATTGGATGAAAAAATTAATGAAATTAAGGATTATTGA
- a CDS encoding orotate phosphoribosyltransferase-like protein has translation MKNKLIQKAQELRQHGFTTGEIADELNVSMDTARWLTLQKPSEEKIESPGDFAINWKSIGGNSTRLSYVSGALSDLALSHGEADVVLGIAVSGIPFATTMADFLEDMTGFDTSLAIFHPNKHRKDQDKTDDEGTISTNFGTVEGKKVIIVDDVITSGKTVKEVIHTVKDNGGEPTCVTVLIDKAGLSEIEGVPVESLIKVSRL, from the coding sequence ATGAAAAATAAATTAATTCAAAAAGCTCAAGAGTTAAGGCAACATGGATTTACAACTGGTGAAATAGCTGATGAACTTAACGTAAGTATGGACACAGCAAGATGGTTAACTCTTCAGAAACCTAGTGAAGAGAAAATTGAATCCCCCGGAGACTTTGCCATCAATTGGAAAAGCATTGGAGGAAATTCAACCCGTTTAAGTTATGTTTCAGGTGCTTTAAGTGATTTAGCATTATCCCATGGTGAAGCAGATGTTGTTTTAGGAATTGCAGTTAGTGGAATCCCATTTGCAACAACAATGGCCGACTTTTTAGAAGATATGACTGGATTTGACACATCTTTAGCCATTTTCCACCCAAACAAACATAGAAAAGATCAGGACAAAACAGATGATGAAGGTACTATCAGTACAAATTTCGGAACTGTCGAAGGTAAAAAAGTCATCATCGTTGATGATGTAATTACAAGTGGAAAAACCGTTAAAGAAGTAATACATACAGTTAAAGACAATGGCGGGGAGCCTACCTGTGTTACTGTCCTAATCGATAAAGCAGGACTTTCAGAAATAGAAGGAGTTCCTGTGGAATCTTTAATTAAAGTAAGTAGATTATAA
- a CDS encoding flippase translates to MGNKLVRGSLIIFVGNIIFRIGGYLYRFLMATLLGPVNNGILGTTMSFQGIFQTLAAGGLPPAISKYIAEYNAVEDYNMARQTIYTALKIMVFLGLSLGFLMIFVIAPFIANNFMHKPEVMVPLQIIGLITPFSVIMGAFRGAFQGVYKMEYIVYSRAIEQLAMILFATAFVLIGFSVVGALWGTVIGYSLSAVSCVVIFKLYMGQYIPQPSDDFEFSLRDELKLGAMLVKFSIPVIITAIAEMLIYNICTIIMGKFLTLADIGFFTAADPIARLPLMISISIATTILPASSEAFKVNDIDSLQKYVGEAYKISMLFVIPMCIGLALFAVPTLQLLYFKNPDYVAGASALAILSIGMTFYSIFSISTSIVQGVGNPRIPMYILIFGSVVTAALCWIFVPYLGIAGGATATTIACFCMMVPCMYFVFKLTKTKAPKLPIAKIVAAALIMGLVGFFIPKTPLFLFPGIIICIIVYFFALILVKFFTQEDILTLREYSLKLGPLSKVVNKILNFVERLEFRK, encoded by the coding sequence ATGGGAAATAAGTTAGTGCGTGGTAGTTTAATTATTTTTGTTGGTAATATAATTTTCCGTATCGGAGGTTATCTGTATCGTTTTTTAATGGCCACACTTTTAGGTCCGGTAAACAATGGTATTTTAGGAACTACCATGTCATTTCAAGGAATATTTCAGACATTGGCAGCGGGGGGACTTCCGCCTGCAATATCTAAATACATTGCTGAATATAATGCCGTTGAAGACTATAATATGGCTCGCCAGACAATTTATACCGCTTTAAAAATCATGGTATTTCTGGGTTTATCCTTGGGATTTTTGATGATTTTTGTCATTGCCCCATTTATTGCTAATAATTTTATGCATAAGCCTGAGGTTATGGTTCCACTGCAGATCATTGGTTTGATTACTCCATTCAGTGTTATTATGGGAGCATTTAGGGGGGCATTTCAGGGAGTCTATAAAATGGAGTATATAGTTTATTCCCGTGCTATTGAACAGTTGGCAATGATTTTATTCGCTACTGCGTTTGTTTTGATAGGATTTTCAGTTGTTGGTGCATTATGGGGTACTGTCATCGGATATTCTCTTTCCGCTGTTTCATGTGTGGTCATATTTAAATTATATATGGGACAATATATTCCTCAACCTAGTGATGATTTTGAATTTTCATTGCGTGATGAGCTTAAACTTGGTGCAATGCTGGTTAAATTTTCCATTCCTGTAATTATTACTGCAATTGCTGAAATGCTCATTTATAATATTTGTACAATTATTATGGGTAAATTTCTGACATTGGCGGATATTGGTTTTTTCACAGCTGCAGATCCTATTGCGAGATTACCTTTGATGATTTCCATTTCTATTGCAACTACTATTTTGCCCGCCTCTTCTGAAGCATTCAAGGTTAATGATATTGATTCTCTTCAAAAATATGTTGGCGAAGCTTATAAGATATCTATGTTATTTGTTATTCCTATGTGTATTGGACTTGCATTGTTTGCAGTTCCTACATTGCAGCTCCTATACTTCAAAAATCCTGATTATGTTGCGGGAGCTTCAGCATTAGCAATACTGTCTATTGGAATGACATTTTATTCAATATTTTCCATATCCACAAGTATTGTTCAGGGTGTTGGAAATCCTAGAATTCCTATGTATATTTTGATTTTTGGTTCTGTTGTCACAGCCGCTCTCTGCTGGATATTTGTTCCATATTTGGGTATTGCCGGAGGTGCGACTGCTACAACCATTGCTTGTTTCTGCATGATGGTTCCATGTATGTATTTTGTATTTAAACTAACTAAAACCAAAGCACCTAAACTTCCTATTGCTAAGATTGTGGCAGCTGCTTTAATCATGGGTTTGGTTGGATTTTTCATTCCAAAAACTCCTTTATTTTTGTTTCCTGGCATTATCATTTGCATAATTGTATATTTCTTTGCATTAATCTTGGTTAAATTTTTCACACAAGAAGATATTCTAACTTTAAGGGAATACTCATTAAAATTAGGCCCATTATCCAAAGTCGTTAATAAAATTTTGAATTTTGTTGAGAGATTGGAGTTTAGAAAGTAA
- a CDS encoding TDT family transporter, whose amino-acid sequence MNIIKKIPVPVSGLILAILSLGNLLAVYNSNIRLICGIIGILLILLLVLKLVFYPEEIKKDLSNPVILSNSGTFSMALMILSTYLNQFNGTLALSVWILGVALHILLIVWFTYRYIICKFDINVVYPSWWIVFIGITMGAITAHVHGLNEIGFYFFIFGFVAMIVTLPLVVYRYLKYPNKLDQNKPLICIFTAIFSILIVGYTNSANVISMEFLLGLYLTAFVFFIFALIKVIEYRNLDFYPSYSAFTFPFVITAIASTEVSKIINYDSLNILILIQTIIAVILVVYVSYNYLKFLLD is encoded by the coding sequence ATGAATATTATAAAAAAAATACCTGTTCCAGTTTCTGGATTGATTTTAGCTATTTTATCTTTAGGAAATCTTTTGGCGGTTTATAATTCAAATATCAGGTTAATTTGTGGAATAATTGGTATTTTATTGATTTTATTACTTGTTTTAAAGTTAGTTTTTTATCCGGAGGAAATTAAAAAAGACCTGTCCAATCCAGTAATTCTGTCAAATTCCGGAACTTTTTCCATGGCTTTGATGATTTTATCTACATACCTTAATCAATTTAATGGCACTTTGGCATTAAGTGTTTGGATTTTGGGTGTAGCTTTACATATTCTATTGATTGTTTGGTTTACTTATCGTTATATTATATGTAAATTTGATATAAATGTGGTCTATCCCAGTTGGTGGATAGTCTTTATTGGAATAACTATGGGTGCTATTACTGCACATGTTCATGGCCTTAATGAAATCGGATTTTACTTTTTCATATTCGGTTTTGTTGCAATGATTGTTACATTGCCTTTAGTGGTTTATAGATATTTGAAGTATCCGAATAAGCTGGATCAAAATAAGCCATTAATCTGTATTTTTACAGCTATTTTCAGTATATTGATTGTGGGATATACAAATTCCGCAAATGTTATTTCTATGGAATTTTTACTTGGATTATACTTGACTGCTTTTGTGTTTTTCATATTTGCATTGATAAAAGTAATAGAGTATCGGAATTTGGATTTTTATCCAAGTTATTCTGCATTCACTTTTCCATTTGTTATAACTGCAATTGCATCAACAGAAGTTTCTAAAATTATAAATTATGATTCTTTAAATATTCTTATTTTAATCCAAACAATAATTGCTGTTATTTTGGTGGTTTATGTATCATATAATTATTTAAAATTTTTACTCGATTGA
- a CDS encoding cation:proton antiporter → MDIYLLQNVAMILITAVIVLLIFNKLKLPTMIGLFITGIVIGHVINDTSMISTLSELGVVFLLFIIGLEFSIEKFSAIKHYALFGGILQVSLTTILVTLLGLGLGLVLNSAIFLGFLVAFSSTAIVMKIMQQKHLNHSVQGRVTLGILIFQDIAAIVVILITPLLGGQSIELHTFPELLIKLIGVAILIVIGAKWFIPLALKDAAKTKNRDLFMLLTLFICMGTTFATSLIGIGPELGAFLAGLLISNTEYSHQTLGYIQPFQDVFMSLFFISIGLMVNLHLFIYNIGIILALTTIILLIKFAATLLTGIVLKLPNKISISIAILLSQIGEFSFVLAREGMTYGLMTQRFFSIFLGVSILTMSVSPFLQKFTPQITKLLSKSSYFQEEGELKTLPEELTEAQPIKDHVILVGMGRVGKQMTKACNQFNVPILAVDMNPIVVEQQQNLGVPIIYGNASNENVLKQLRVTSAQCIVISASTYEGTLNTIDAARRLNPDIHIIVRTKYLKNIEEVIEAGADEVIPKEFETSILMFTRIMDYYNKDMDEIADAVNDLRSDNYDAFRSVSSEDVSAYLSNSFTEVELDSLRVYNDAHISDFPFEKNNLTVTSVIRDNSTIIYIDEKFQFLEDDIILFTGLRHDINKFFEDIEF, encoded by the coding sequence ATGGACATATACTTATTACAAAACGTGGCAATGATTTTAATCACTGCGGTAATAGTCCTTCTAATTTTTAATAAACTCAAATTACCTACAATGATAGGTTTATTCATTACCGGAATCGTAATCGGTCATGTCATCAACGACACGAGCATGATTTCAACATTATCAGAATTAGGTGTTGTATTTTTATTATTTATAATAGGACTGGAATTCTCAATAGAAAAGTTCTCTGCAATAAAGCACTATGCTCTATTTGGAGGTATTCTACAGGTTAGTCTGACAACAATCTTAGTAACACTGCTTGGACTAGGATTAGGCCTTGTATTAAACAGTGCAATATTTTTAGGATTTTTAGTGGCATTTTCAAGCACTGCTATCGTAATGAAAATAATGCAACAGAAACATTTAAATCACTCTGTTCAAGGAAGAGTTACCTTAGGTATTTTAATATTTCAAGATATTGCAGCCATTGTTGTAATTTTAATCACACCTCTTCTTGGCGGACAATCAATTGAATTGCACACATTTCCGGAATTGCTTATTAAGTTAATTGGTGTGGCAATATTAATAGTTATTGGAGCGAAATGGTTTATCCCATTAGCTCTAAAAGATGCTGCCAAAACCAAAAATAGAGATTTATTCATGCTCCTGACATTATTCATTTGTATGGGAACCACATTTGCAACCAGCCTAATCGGTATTGGACCAGAACTTGGTGCATTCCTTGCAGGATTGCTCATTTCAAATACAGAATATTCACACCAGACATTAGGTTATATCCAACCATTCCAGGATGTGTTCATGAGCCTATTCTTCATCAGTATCGGATTGATGGTTAACCTGCATTTATTCATATACAATATTGGCATAATTTTAGCTTTAACGACAATTATACTCCTCATCAAATTTGCAGCTACCCTATTGACCGGAATCGTGTTAAAACTTCCAAACAAGATATCCATTTCAATAGCTATTCTTTTAAGCCAAATTGGGGAATTTTCTTTTGTTCTTGCAAGGGAAGGAATGACATATGGATTAATGACTCAAAGATTCTTTTCAATATTTTTGGGCGTCAGTATTTTAACGATGTCCGTTTCACCATTTTTACAAAAATTCACACCACAAATAACAAAATTATTGAGCAAATCCAGTTATTTCCAAGAAGAAGGAGAGTTAAAAACATTACCGGAAGAATTAACTGAAGCTCAACCCATAAAAGATCATGTTATTCTGGTCGGTATGGGTCGTGTCGGAAAGCAAATGACAAAGGCATGTAATCAGTTCAATGTTCCCATCCTTGCTGTTGACATGAATCCTATAGTTGTTGAACAGCAGCAGAATTTAGGTGTTCCAATCATATATGGTAATGCATCAAATGAGAATGTTTTAAAGCAGCTTCGAGTAACCAGCGCACAGTGCATTGTCATATCTGCTTCAACATATGAAGGAACTCTCAACACAATCGATGCGGCAAGGAGATTGAACCCAGATATCCATATCATTGTAAGAACAAAATATCTGAAAAATATTGAGGAAGTTATCGAAGCAGGGGCTGATGAAGTAATTCCTAAAGAATTTGAAACAAGTATTTTAATGTTTACAAGAATCATGGACTATTATAATAAGGATATGGATGAAATTGCTGATGCTGTCAATGACTTAAGATCAGATAACTATGATGCATTTCGTAGCGTATCATCAGAGGACGTTTCAGCATACTTAAGCAACTCATTTACAGAAGTGGAACTTGATTCGCTAAGAGTTTATAATGATGCACACATTAGCGATTTTCCTTTTGAAAAAAACAATCTGACTGTCACAAGCGTTATCCGTGACAATTCAACAATCATATATATCGATGAAAAGTTCCAATTCCTGGAAGACGATATCATCTTGTTTACAGGATTGCGACATGATATAAACAAATTTTTTGAAGATATTGAATTTTGA
- a CDS encoding FUSC family protein: MIQSLKPKLIMFLAMFSFMALYMIVFGSKNAVIGLIMVLAAFMSLGNDLSFKPKTSFIKVLSLLLILGIASYLNNPLTIWGCIFTFIVVFGTTFTSHNLFGTDVYIPYLMCYFMMVGIPIDIELLPMRLLSLAFGAVFIVGLNIIVNKKKDYKLTKTTISNLIDELNKAIDLKLAGKEVSSNSFKTANGFYLAIYNKFEYKYFPTKTHQSVLNVVKSFQYIGHIISTKNLTENELMYTKDTLSKIKKINPDDIFQGIELKTKDMALILLNLEIIANEVNNDLASDENIPDRNTVKTLLKPIIKSQITFKSPKFIFAFKMAFIMFIWQLLTLMFNLTFSKWLYFITIPLMMPYINDLAYTAKARIKGTFLGAFIFAVINVLMHYIPISQAAPLMVMVVCIFVMALKSEDKFILTTSTTIMSLMAALIYISPQEAIELKILWVTIGVCVVSLFNFKFMPYSVEIETENNLRECCRLNLKSFDLIKEKCRGRFVNKTTLLVVTNIIRENIEVTDENRELYYLQIKITDICNFILSYLDVNIVSDELKNNLTDIIDKDSDVDENLNDKEKIIALTLNYVKELYDHEKAIMIDLNE, encoded by the coding sequence ATGATTCAATCTTTAAAGCCAAAACTCATCATGTTTCTTGCAATGTTTTCATTCATGGCATTATACATGATAGTTTTTGGAAGCAAAAACGCAGTTATTGGATTAATAATGGTATTGGCAGCATTCATGAGTTTGGGCAATGACTTATCGTTCAAACCTAAGACTTCTTTTATCAAAGTACTGTCATTGCTGTTGATTTTAGGGATTGCCTCTTATTTAAACAATCCTTTGACAATATGGGGATGCATATTTACGTTCATTGTGGTGTTTGGAACCACTTTTACATCACATAACCTATTCGGAACTGATGTTTATATACCTTATCTTATGTGCTATTTCATGATGGTGGGAATTCCTATAGATATTGAACTGTTGCCTATGAGACTGCTGTCATTGGCATTCGGAGCAGTCTTTATTGTGGGATTGAATATAATAGTCAATAAGAAAAAAGATTATAAATTAACTAAAACTACAATATCCAATCTGATTGATGAATTGAACAAAGCAATCGACTTGAAATTGGCAGGAAAAGAGGTTTCATCCAATAGCTTCAAAACAGCCAATGGATTCTATTTAGCCATTTACAATAAGTTTGAATACAAATATTTTCCAACAAAAACCCACCAATCTGTTTTAAATGTAGTGAAGTCATTTCAATATATAGGACATATAATCTCCACTAAAAATCTAACAGAAAACGAATTAATGTATACAAAAGATACCCTATCTAAAATCAAGAAAATTAATCCCGATGATATTTTTCAAGGTATTGAATTAAAGACAAAGGATATGGCTTTGATTCTGTTGAACTTAGAGATTATTGCAAATGAAGTAAACAATGACCTTGCCTCTGATGAAAATATTCCTGATAGAAATACCGTGAAAACATTGTTGAAACCAATCATTAAAAGCCAGATTACTTTCAAATCTCCCAAATTCATATTTGCATTTAAAATGGCTTTTATAATGTTTATTTGGCAATTATTGACATTAATGTTCAACTTGACATTCAGCAAATGGTTATATTTTATCACAATTCCCCTGATGATGCCTTACATTAACGATTTGGCATACACTGCGAAGGCACGTATTAAGGGAACATTTTTAGGAGCGTTCATATTTGCAGTAATTAATGTCTTGATGCACTACATCCCAATATCTCAAGCAGCACCACTTATGGTAATGGTTGTCTGTATTTTCGTCATGGCCTTGAAGAGTGAAGACAAATTCATTTTAACGACATCTACAACAATAATGTCTTTAATGGCTGCGTTAATCTATATTTCGCCCCAAGAAGCTATTGAATTAAAAATATTATGGGTAACAATTGGAGTATGCGTAGTATCATTGTTCAACTTCAAATTCATGCCATACTCCGTTGAAATAGAAACTGAAAACAATTTAAGAGAATGCTGCAGATTAAATCTGAAATCATTTGATTTAATAAAGGAAAAATGCAGAGGAAGATTTGTTAATAAAACCACTTTACTCGTCGTGACAAATATCATTCGTGAAAATATTGAAGTCACTGATGAAAATCGTGAATTATATTATTTACAGATTAAAATAACAGACATCTGTAATTTTATATTGAGTTACCTCGATGTTAATATTGTTTCAGATGAATTGAAAAATAATTTAACAGACATTATTGATAAAGATAGTGATGTTGATGAAAATTTGAATGATAAGGAGAAGATTATTGCATTAACTTTAAATTATGTCAAAGAGTTATATGATCATGAAAAAGCTATTATGATAGATTTAAATGAATAA